From Lonchura striata isolate bLonStr1 chromosome 3, bLonStr1.mat, whole genome shotgun sequence, one genomic window encodes:
- the MYCT1 gene encoding myc target protein 1 isoform X2 → MLWIGTILSLQSHGHQSFGITIAFTVSMVIGLVIGGIIWAFFTCLSRRRASAHISQGSPSSFSRRSRSSSHGHAAGRTGFYRNSSCERRSNLSLASLTFQRQASLEQANSFPRKSSFRASTFHPFLQCPPLPVETNSQLITLTPTNTTTTLVGSTTNSLSRPEFHWSNNNLRICHSTQTPPPAYETIIKAFPES, encoded by the coding sequence ATAACAATAGCCTTCACAGTGTCCATGGTGATTGGACTGGTGATTGGAGGGATCATCTGGGCATTTTTCACCTGCTTGTCCCGTCGCAGAGCTAGTGCCCACATTTCCCAGGGGAGCCCCTCATCCTTCAGCCGTCGGTCCAGATCTTCCTCCCATGGCCACGCTGCCGGCAGGACTGGATTTTACCGCAACAGCAGCTGTGAACGTCGGAGCAACCTCAGCCTGGCCAGCCTCACCTTCCAGCGGCAAGCCTCCTTGGAGCAGGCCAACTCTTTCCCCAGGAAGTCAAGCTTCCGTGCATCCACCTTCCACCCTTTTCTGCAGTGTCCTCCCCTGCCCGTGGAGACGAACAGTCAGCTGATCACCCTCACTCCCACAAATACCACCACAACCCTTGTGGGAAGCACCACTAACAGCCTGAGTCGACCTGAATTCCACTGGTCTAACAACAACCTCCGCATCTGCCACTCCACGCAAACCCCACCTCCCGCCTATGAAACCATCATAAAAGCTTTCCCAGAATCCTGA
- the MYCT1 gene encoding myc target protein 1 isoform X1, translating to MDRNNTFTPITWPPKFWEQITIAFTVSMVIGLVIGGIIWAFFTCLSRRRASAHISQGSPSSFSRRSRSSSHGHAAGRTGFYRNSSCERRSNLSLASLTFQRQASLEQANSFPRKSSFRASTFHPFLQCPPLPVETNSQLITLTPTNTTTTLVGSTTNSLSRPEFHWSNNNLRICHSTQTPPPAYETIIKAFPES from the coding sequence AGCAGATAACAATAGCCTTCACAGTGTCCATGGTGATTGGACTGGTGATTGGAGGGATCATCTGGGCATTTTTCACCTGCTTGTCCCGTCGCAGAGCTAGTGCCCACATTTCCCAGGGGAGCCCCTCATCCTTCAGCCGTCGGTCCAGATCTTCCTCCCATGGCCACGCTGCCGGCAGGACTGGATTTTACCGCAACAGCAGCTGTGAACGTCGGAGCAACCTCAGCCTGGCCAGCCTCACCTTCCAGCGGCAAGCCTCCTTGGAGCAGGCCAACTCTTTCCCCAGGAAGTCAAGCTTCCGTGCATCCACCTTCCACCCTTTTCTGCAGTGTCCTCCCCTGCCCGTGGAGACGAACAGTCAGCTGATCACCCTCACTCCCACAAATACCACCACAACCCTTGTGGGAAGCACCACTAACAGCCTGAGTCGACCTGAATTCCACTGGTCTAACAACAACCTCCGCATCTGCCACTCCACGCAAACCCCACCTCCCGCCTATGAAACCATCATAAAAGCTTTCCCAGAATCCTGA